The DNA region TGAtgcggaggcggcgggagcggagcggagcggggatGAGCTGCGGCGAgtgagcggggccgggccgggtgGGACGGGGGGCtcgccggggccgcgccgcctgACCCTCCCTGTTCGTCTCTAGGCTTTTCCAGGTGTGCAGCGGGCGGGCTGTCGCCCCGCCAGCCATGCCCGTGGACCTGGCCGTGCGGCTTTGCCTGAGCCATTCGCCCCCCATCCGAAAACTGCTGAACTCCTACGAGGAGCTGCGGGGCAACCGAGGCCGCAAACCCCTCCGATCCTGTCTCAACCAGAAGCTGAGCGCAGAACCTGAGCCGGAGCGGCGAGACAAGGGCTCCAAGGGCCAGAAGAAGAAGCAGGTTGTGTTTGCTGATATGAAGGGGCTCTCACTGACAGCTGTCCGCTTCTTCTCAAAGATTGAGGAGGACCTCTGTGATTTGCAGCATGCCCTGTCAGACCTTGCCTGTTTCAGACCTAAGAAAAGCCCCCTCTGGGAAGCAGGCAGGTACGTGCTGGACTTCCCACAGCCATCTGCAAACTACGTGGCTTTCCGGAACAGCCTGCACAGCAACTTGGTGTGCCTGGAGAGCTGTGTGATCCAGGGCCGTGCTCTGTCAGGGACAGTGAAGGTTCGAAACATCGAGTACGAGAAGAAAGTGATGGTCCGCATCACCTTTGATGGCTGGAAGAGCTTCCGGGACATCCCTTGCCAGTACATGCACAGCACGTACGGCTCAGCCGACACGGACATCTTCACTTTTGAGCTTACCCTGCCCAAACCATCCATTTCCCATAGGGGCGCAGAGTTCTGCATCTCCTTCCAGTGTGGACAAAAGACCCACTGGGACAACAACCATGGGAAGAACTACAAGATCTGCCAGGTGGGCGTGATCCGCCCTGCCTCCTGTGCTGTGAAGAGcgccagcagggcctgggagcATCTTGGCACCTCTGGGGCTGCCGCTTTAGTCCTTTCTCACCTGCAGACCTGGCGGCATTCAGAGACCCGGGCTCCTTATTGGTAGGAAGGCAGTGTGGGGACATGTAggt from Agelaius phoeniceus isolate bAgePho1 chromosome 30, bAgePho1.hap1, whole genome shotgun sequence includes:
- the GINS4 gene encoding DNA replication complex GINS protein SLD5 isoform X1 — encoded protein: MPVDLAVRLCLSHSPPIRKLLNSYEELRGNRGRKPLRSCLNQKLSAEPEPERRDKGSKGQKKKQVVFADMKGLSLTAVRFFSKIEEDLCDLQHALSDLACFRPKKSPLWEAGRYVLDFPQPSANYVAFRNSLHSNLVCLESCVIQGRALSGTVKVRNIEYEKKVMVRITFDGWKSFRDIPCQYMHSTYGSADTDIFTFELTLPKPSISHRGAEFCISFQCGQKTHWDNNHGKNYKICQVGVIRPASCAVKSASRAWEHLGTSGAAALVLSHLQTWRHSETRAPYW